A region of Rahnella aceris DNA encodes the following proteins:
- a CDS encoding efflux RND transporter periplasmic adaptor subunit has product MPLRFSCLLILIALSGCDNSPPAQPTAAPAEVGVVTLKAQSFNLVSELTGRTTATLTADVRPQVGGIIQKRLFTEGDWVKAGQALYQIDPSSYKATYDQAAAALKSAKALVLSDCQKARRYAVLVKEQGVSQQDAEDAQSACAEDRASVDEKAASLESAKINLDWTRVTSPIAGRIGISSVTPGALVSAAQDTALATVRNLDSMYVDLTRSSADLLSLRKRALAANSDALSVTLTLEDGSTYPEKGRLELTEVAVDEATGSVTLRAVFPNPQHVLLPGMFIRADVDEGVVENAVLAPQQGVTRDAKGDATALVVTADNKVEQRHIETGEATGTHWLIVKGLQAGDRVLVEGSDKVTVGDTVKPVEVNNAATAKSTEGAA; this is encoded by the coding sequence ATGCCTTTAAGATTCTCCTGCTTATTGATACTTATCGCGCTGAGTGGTTGCGATAATTCACCACCGGCTCAGCCCACTGCCGCGCCCGCTGAAGTGGGCGTCGTCACGCTAAAAGCACAATCGTTCAATCTGGTCAGCGAATTAACCGGCCGGACCACCGCCACACTGACGGCGGATGTGCGGCCGCAGGTCGGCGGTATTATTCAAAAACGTTTATTCACCGAAGGCGACTGGGTTAAAGCCGGTCAGGCGCTGTATCAGATTGATCCGTCGTCGTATAAAGCGACGTACGATCAGGCTGCCGCTGCACTGAAAAGCGCCAAAGCGCTGGTGCTCTCGGATTGCCAGAAAGCCCGCCGTTATGCCGTACTGGTGAAAGAGCAAGGCGTGTCACAGCAGGATGCGGAAGATGCGCAATCGGCCTGTGCAGAAGACCGCGCCAGCGTTGATGAAAAAGCCGCATCGCTGGAGTCGGCCAAAATCAATCTCGACTGGACGCGGGTCACGTCGCCGATTGCCGGTCGTATCGGCATTTCCTCCGTTACGCCGGGCGCACTGGTCTCTGCCGCGCAGGACACCGCGCTGGCGACGGTGCGAAATCTCGATTCAATGTACGTGGATCTCACCCGTTCCAGCGCCGATTTGCTCAGTCTGCGTAAACGCGCGCTGGCAGCGAACAGCGATGCTTTAAGTGTCACGCTCACCCTTGAAGACGGTTCAACCTACCCCGAAAAAGGTCGTCTGGAACTGACCGAAGTGGCGGTCGATGAAGCCACCGGTTCGGTCACGCTGCGCGCCGTGTTCCCGAATCCGCAACACGTTTTACTGCCGGGGATGTTTATCCGCGCTGACGTGGATGAAGGCGTCGTCGAAAATGCCGTGCTCGCGCCGCAACAAGGTGTGACACGGGATGCCAAAGGCGATGCCACCGCGCTGGTGGTTACCGCCGACAACAAAGTCGAACAACGTCATATCGAAACCGGCGAGGCTACCGGAACCCACTGGCTGATTGTCAAAGGTTTGCAGGCGGGTGATCGCGTGCTGGTGGAAGGCAGTGACAAAGTCACGGTGGGCGATACGGTGAAACCGGTTGAAGTGAATAACGCCGCCACTGCGAAAAGCACAGAAGGAGCCGCCTGA
- a CDS encoding PadR family transcriptional regulator, with protein sequence MSETEPAVRRKSKLFTRQELALFVLHLIQINPVHGYEIIKTIEGYSMGVYIPSPGVIYPILAHIVDNGFATAAEIEGGKKQFSMTPAGSEYLAARRNEIRAIEEKMKKRVIENNPPPAPEIIYAIENLKITVRTKAYNGEVTPEIYQQMVKYINEVTKKIHDL encoded by the coding sequence ATGAGCGAAACCGAACCTGCTGTACGGCGTAAAAGCAAACTGTTCACCCGTCAGGAACTGGCGCTGTTTGTGTTGCATCTGATCCAGATAAACCCGGTGCATGGCTACGAAATTATCAAAACCATCGAAGGCTATTCTATGGGGGTGTACATCCCCAGCCCCGGCGTGATTTACCCGATCCTGGCGCATATTGTTGACAACGGCTTTGCCACCGCCGCAGAAATAGAAGGCGGGAAAAAACAGTTTTCCATGACACCGGCCGGTTCTGAATATCTGGCGGCAAGAAGAAACGAAATCCGCGCCATAGAAGAAAAAATGAAAAAGCGCGTGATTGAAAATAACCCGCCGCCCGCACCTGAAATAATTTACGCCATTGAGAATTTAAAAATCACCGTACGGACGAAAGCCTATAACGGTGAGGTCACGCCGGAAATATATCAGCAGATGGTTAAATACATTAATGAGGTCACGAAGAAAATTCATGATTTATGA
- a CDS encoding PqiC family protein, with protein MNVLRVITRVCLLLGLSGCASPAPHYYTLITPAENAPSAIPPAAFVLRVQPVTVPEQLNQPQLVIRKSDGEIVISDSTLWAAPLPEEIRSALSAQLERSLNTTDIRELTPPPDKPVITLRVTVQQLDAWPQRHASLTARWQLRFGADEKMLTCRSQHQIDVTGGVPELITAQQKLIAVLAADVSDAIKSRHCR; from the coding sequence ATGAATGTCCTCCGCGTGATAACCAGGGTTTGCCTCCTGCTGGGGTTAAGCGGTTGCGCCTCTCCTGCGCCTCATTATTACACCCTGATCACACCTGCGGAGAATGCGCCATCTGCGATACCACCGGCTGCATTTGTGCTGCGCGTGCAACCGGTGACCGTGCCTGAACAGCTTAATCAGCCGCAACTGGTGATACGTAAAAGTGACGGCGAAATCGTGATATCGGATAGCACGTTGTGGGCCGCGCCGCTGCCGGAGGAAATACGCAGTGCGCTGTCGGCGCAGCTTGAACGCTCGCTGAATACAACAGACATCCGCGAATTGACACCGCCGCCCGATAAACCGGTTATCACCCTGCGCGTAACCGTGCAGCAACTGGATGCCTGGCCGCAACGTCACGCCAGCCTGACAGCCCGCTGGCAACTGCGTTTTGGCGCAGATGAAAAAATGCTGACCTGTCGCTCACAGCATCAGATTGACGTGACGGGTGGCGTGCCGGAACTTATCACCGCGCAACAGAAACTGATTGCGGTACTGGCCGCCGATGTTTCAGATGCCATAAAAAGCCGCCACTGCCGCTGA